Proteins encoded by one window of Anopheles maculipalpis chromosome 2RL, idAnoMacuDA_375_x, whole genome shotgun sequence:
- the LOC126566279 gene encoding kinesin-like protein KIF17: MAENVKVVVRCRPMNKREQQSNCKSVIQIDNSLVNLDNPNDTNAPQKSFQFDNAYGYAATTENIYSDICYSLVESVLEGYNATIFAYGQTGCGKSHTMQGTTYNLSAADPNNANNIGIIPRSFEHIFEAISLASEVRYLVLVSYLEIYNETIRDLLQPQNQTAGSLQIKEVPGEGVAVQNLSQHTVHGMRECIELLELGAKNRMVGATLMNIESSRSHSIFSISLEQMSTSVEGEGASIKRGKLNLVDLAGSERQSKTGATGERLKEATKINLSLSALGNVISALVDGKTRHIPYRDSKLTRLLQDSLGGNTKTLMIACISPADYNYDETLSTLRYASRAKNIANKPRVNEDPKDTMLREYQQEIMRLKELLKGGENRSLDINGHQESMSLGVERQALKTQYDQEVMHLRREYEQQKIAKQELVKDIEKIKAYYEQQMQLLTTKQLSDGEKDLTTTAQLANRDRKEIYDRIKQIKDALIGGERANDIQLKEKRYRNKLASEKRINALAQALGRIEQAADRDFLQGHCSDIQQELKVRYEQIRALRKRSKFLEQEVSDIQGEFQRERDDYLATIRLLEKKILFYEAVFQKAMPVLRKDGRYWNLECLEKESEWSDDLRKWRLPDDTLLRLRLPPAETPPPPAPPDDTSPGKLNGRESQTSLTAPGRLERSSTMILAKLPDFQRDNKALTGPDEHQQRHKSDFLSKSTNSNPFPKIEDVAMTYFRPRRAAELVYKSGWRSFQK, encoded by the exons ATGGCAGAAAACGTGAAGGTGGTCGTACGATGCCGACCGATGAACAAGCGTGAACAACAATCAAACTGTAAG AGCGTAATACAGATCGACAATTCATTGGTAAATCTAGACAATCCGAACGACACGAATGCACCGCAAAAATCGTTTCAATTCGACAATGCGTACGGGTATGCGGCAACAACGGAAAACATTTATAGTGACATCTGTTACTCCTTGGTGGAA AGCGTTCTCGAGGGCTACAATGCGACGATCTTCGCTTACGGCCAAACCGGCTGCGGTAAATCGCACACAATGCAAGGAACCACCTACAATCTCTCGGCAGCGGATCCCAACAATGCGAACAACATCGGCATCATACCAAGATCGTTCGAGCACATCTTTGAAGCCATCTCACTTGCCAGCGAGGTACGGTACTTGGTGTTGGTTAGCTATCTGGAAATCTACAACGAAACCATACGAGACCTGCTGCaaccacaaaaccaaaccgcCGGTAGCTTGCAGATCAAGGAAGTGCCTGGTGAAGGTGTAGCCGTTCAAAACCTTTCCCAGCATACCGTGCACGGGATGAGGGAATGCATTGAACTGTTGGAGCTGGGCGCAAAGAATCGTATGGTCGGAGCCACGCTTATGAACATCGAAAGTTCCCGCTCGCATTCGATCTTCAGCATCAGCCTCGAGCAGATGTCTACGAGCGTCGAAGGTGAGGGAGCTTCGATCAAACGTGGCAAACTAAATCTGGTCGATTTAGCCGGTTCCGAACGGCAAAGTAAAACCGGCGCAACTGGGGAGCGTCTTAAGGAGGCAACGAAAATTAATCTCTCACTATCGGCACTAGGCAACGTGATTTCGGCCCTGGTCGATGGGAAAACGAGACACATTCCATATCGCGATTCGAAGCTTACCCGACTGCTGCAGGACTCGCTGGGCGGAAACACGAAAACGTTGATGATTGCATGCATTTCGCCGGCCGATTACAATTACGACGAAACGCTGTCCACATTGCGGTACGCCAGCAGGGCGAAAAACATTGCCAACAAGCCGCGCGTTAACGAGGACCCGAAGGATACGATGCTGAGGGAGTATCAGCAGGAAATTATGCGACTTAAGGAATTGCTCAAAGGAGGTGAAAATCGGTCATTGGACATAAATGGACACCAGGAATCGATGAGTTTGGGCGTGGAAAGGCAAGCACTCAAAACACAGTACGATCAGGAAGTGATGCATCTGCGTCGTGAGTACGAACAGCAGAAGATCGCCAAACAGGAGCTGGTGAAGGATATCGAGAAGATAAAGGCGTACTACGAGCAGCAGATGCAGCTTCTAACGACGAAGCAGCTTTCCGATGGGGAGAAGGATCTTACCACCACGGCCCAACTAGCTAACCGAGATCGTAAGGAAATTTATGATCGTATCAAACAGATCAAGGATGCCCTTATTGGTGGAGAGCGAGCGAACGACATTCAGCTCAAGGAGAAGCGATATCGCAACAAGCTTGCCTCGGAGAAGCGAATCAACGCCCTAGCACAAGCACTCGGACGTATCGAACAGGCAGCAGACCGAGATTTCCTACAGGGCCATTGTTCCGACATTCAGCAGGAGCTAAAGGTACGATACGAACAGATACGGGCGTTAAGGAAGCGTTCCAAGTTTCTCGAGCAGGAAGTATCCGACATACAGGGTGAGTTTCAGCGCGAACGAGACGATTACCTGGCAACGATAAGACTGCTGGAGAAGAAGATTCTCTTTTACGAAGCGGTGTTCCAGAAGGCCATGCCCGTTCTTCGGAAGGATGGTCGATACTGGAATTTGGAGTGTCTCGAGAAAGAATCGGAATGGAGCGATGATTTGCGCAAGTGGCGTTTACCGGACGACACATTGTTACGGCTACGATTGCCACCGGCCGaaacaccacctccaccagcaCCTCCGGACGATACATCCCCCGGCAAACTGAATGGACGCGAAAGTCAAACTTCCTTAACTGCACCGGGCCGCCTGGAGCGTAGCTCAACGATGATACTTGCCAAACTGCCGGATTTTCAGCGCGACAACAAAGCACTGACCGGACCGGATGAGCATCAGCAGCGCCACAAAAGTGATTTCCTTAGCAAAAGCACCAACAGCAATCCCTTTCCGAAGATCGAAGACGTCGCGATGACGTACTTTAGACCGCGGCGAGCCGCCGAACTGGTGTACAAGAGTGGGTGGCGATCGTTTCAGAAATGA
- the LOC126559587 gene encoding NAD(P)H-hydrate epimerase has translation MKYLNQQEAIRVDEELFNEYKFSVDQLMELAGLSCAHAIADAYTPDSLSTNKVLICCGPGNNGGDGLVAARHLALMSYDPYVYYPKRADKTDLFKNLQHQAECMGITVTVDCPVTARVEAEFGLIVDALFGFSFKPPVRDSFKPIMELLQNTKLPIVSVDIPSGWDVELGPQSNCDIKPDCLISLTAPKLCAKHLSNAKHYLGGRFVPAKLEEKYSMSLPQYNGRDLFVRLN, from the exons ATGAAATATCTTAACCAGCAGGAAGCGATACGCGTCGATGAGGAATTGTTCAACGAGTACAAATTTAGCGTTGATCAGCTAATGGAATTGGCAGGTCTTAGCTGTGCTCACGCGATCGCCGATGCCTACACTCCCGATAG TTTGAGCACGAACAAGGTGCTAATCTGTTGCGGACCGGGCAATAATGGTGGCGATGGATTGGTAGCGGCCCGGCATCTTGCGCTGATGAGCTACGACCCGTACGTGTACTATCCAAAGCGGGCCGATAAGACGGATCTGTTTAAAAATTTGCAACATCAGGCAGAATGTATGGGAATTACGGTAACGGTGGACTGTCCCGTCACCGCACGGGTCGAAGCGGAATTTGGTCTTATCGTGGATGCATTGTTTGGGTTCAGCTTTAAACCACCGGTGCGCGATTCGTTCAAACCAATAATGGAGCTGTTGCAAAACACAAAGCTTCCAATCGTTAGTGTAGACATCCCGAGCGGATGGGATGTGGAGCTAGGGCCTCAATCGAACTGTGATATTAAACCAGACTGTCTCATATCGCTAACAGCGCCGAAACTGTGTGCAAAACATTTGTCCAACGCAAAGCACTACCTTGGTGGACGCTTTGTGCCGGCAAAGCTGGAGGAAAAGTATTCGATGAGTTTGCCCCAGTATAACGGTCGTGATCTTTTTGTTCGACTGAATTGA
- the LOC126559551 gene encoding cytochrome c oxidase subunit NDUFA4 yields the protein MQGLTMASLKKNPALIPLYVCIALGSAGAVFYTLRLALRSPEVTWSRKNNPEPWEEYRTKQHKFYSPVRDYSNISSPAPKYTE from the exons ATGCAGGGACTGACGATGGCTAGCTTGAAGAAGAACCCAGCG CTGATCCCGCTGTACGTCTGTATTGCGCTGGGTTCGGCGGGAGCCGTCTTCTACACCCTCCGTCTGGCTCTCCGTAGCCCCGAAGTCACCTGGAGCCGCAAGAACAACCCGGAACCGTGGGAGGAATACAGAACCAAGCAGCACAAG TTCTACTCTCCGGTCAGGGATTACTCCAACATTAGCAGCCCGGCCCCGAAGTACACCGAGTAA